A DNA window from Hydra vulgaris chromosome 13, alternate assembly HydraT2T_AEP contains the following coding sequences:
- the LOC136089820 gene encoding uncharacterized protein LOC136089820, with amino-acid sequence MFADDDINDQMHSSARIPSVLMEPFIGKGHTLYTDNYYTSTTLAKYFLDNKTHLCGTIRSNRFNYSKDILIEVLKKGDAVFYKNNDANSQMLACKFRASKDKASGKQKVVYMLSTCHQSFMRIIENTRGLNIQKPICVKEYNSHMGGVDRVDQQLQSLNLLRKTYKWYRKLAFRLISQGILNSHKIFVKYTCHKSTTFLDFLHDTIKLTFLSSPKLNKTLVPDDTIHRLTGRHFPGTKQPSHDATDRRPSKLCRVCYARGIFNNNGKPLKTVHVCKTCPGEPGLHIDSCFEIYHTVLDLV; translated from the coding sequence atgtttgctgatgatgaTATAAATGACCAGATGCATTCATCTGCAAGAATACCATCTGTGCTGATGGAACCCTTTATTGGTAAAGGCCACACTCTTTACACAGATAATTATTACACAAGTACAACACTCGCAAAGTATTTTCTTGATAACAAGACACATCTATGTGGCACAATTAGGTCAAATCgatttaattattcaaaagatattcttattgaggttttaaaaaaaggagatgcagttttttataaaaataatgatgcaAATAGTCAAATGCTGGCTTGCAAATTCCGTGCATCAAAAGATAAAGCTTCAGGTAAACAAAAAGTTGTCTACATGCTGTCAACATGTCACCAATCATTTATGAGAATTATTGAAAACACTCGTGGTTTGAATATTCAGAAACCTATTTGTGTAAAAGAATACAATAGCCACATGGGTGGTGTAGATCGTGTTGACCAACAACTCCAGAGCTTGAATCTGTTACGGAAAACTTACAAGTGGTATCGGAAACTAGCATTTAGGCTTATTTCTCAGGGTATTTTAAATAgccataaaatttttgtaaagtaCACTTGTCACAAGAGTACCACTTTCTTAGATTTTCTTCACGACACAATTAAGTTAACGTTTTTGTCTTCACCAAAGTTAAACAAAACACTTGTTCCTGATGATACTATACACCGGCTTACTGGACGTCACTTTCCAGGAACTAAACAGCCATCACACGATGCAACAGACAGACGCCCATCTAAATTATGCAGAGTTTGCTATGCACGAggaatttttaacaacaatggcAAACCACTAAAAACTGTACATGTATGCAAAACCTGCCCGGGTGAGCCAGGGCTGCATATTGATAGCTGCTTTGAAATTTATCACACAGTGCTGGATTTAGTGTAA